The stretch of DNA CCTCTGCTCTCTCATTATATTCTCAATTTATGatttgagcgtcggaggggctacgtcgAGACACCCTCCAGGCCTCCTTCTAATGCTCTCTTTCGTGATTTCAGACCTAGAATAAATTCGAGATTTGCATTTGGACTAGCGTCACTTGTTGAAATCGGATTCTAAATTTTCAGTGAGTATCGTatgaaaatatcatattttattttatttaattgtttcgTTGGAAAGCGACAATAGTCGAAAAGCTGATGTTTTCGTTGTAGCCAATTTTTGCAAGAAAATGGGACCAAAAATCAGTTACGGTTAGTGGGCACGTTCTTATCCGGTTAACTCGATCCTATCCCTAGCAGGCAATGTCCGCAAAGATCGATCCAACGACTCGGATTTTTTCgagtcaattttttattttatttttttacatagAGGTGGGCCCGAatcactcatgtggagtgatCCGGGCCGTTCATTGCCCATGCAGACACTATCTACACAGACAGGTTGAAACAAACCTTCTTATCCTGGGATTCGGGTGTCGGCTTTTTTACTTTTTAATCCCATTTTATCTTTACgtgttgtttattttttttaaatctctttTTATGCTTCATAATTTATCCCACTAATTgctttaaatataataaattttgaaGAAATCGTGTGAATTAAAGTGATGGTAGTTTGATTTTAACTATGTAATTACATTTATAGAAGGGTAGTTTAGTCGCGACATTTAAATGACCAAAACAATTTTTCTAAAGCTAGAgacattaaaatataataaactaaatatttgaaataagtcGACTTCATCATTGTCGAGTTCGACATACCATTGCAATATTGCTCCAATTATGCGTTCAATCTAACaatctatatttatttttacatgtgatgacgtctatgatttttgttgggtgtaataattgtccttgtttggtagagcgatcgaaccatggtgttTGATCTGTTGTGCtacttaaaatatttgagttgcactattactactagctatagtttttggtaaaacgacaagcGTTCGGTCCTACAATTTTTCTATTGACTGAACACTTGAAAACGAAAAAAGATTATTGGATGCAATCTTACGTTAATACATTTATACTATTacattcttattttttttactcacataatattaatattaatgtcCTAATATGTTGATTTTTTTAGCACCTATTGGATTATACAATCTGTTAGTTGTATATATTCTGATTTCTAAGATTCAATATTTTTTGTAGCCATTGGAAAGGAACTACATGAAGTGTAACATGGTGGAAGATATATTCCATATTTATTTGTTGATTAAGAAATATTGAGGGACCATTATTCTTGTCTAGTTCTTCAGGTGcccaaaaattataattaactaTAATAATTATTCTACTGTATTGATTCTTTTTTGTACTATATCCATATCTAAAAGATTCTTTTcgtttaaaaacaaaaatgtttatattttattaagtaaattattaattacaattttttaatcaatatttatttacacacattaaaaataatattaaatatttttttctcaaaagaatataatttttataaatataatttttttatttttcaatagtacaattattaaattctttttcatatatatatatatatatatatatatatatatatatatatatatatatatatatatatatatatataaaagccgTGTATAACTACTTACACTAACACATATTATTATATCTTTTtgatattttgataataaaaagaTCTTATAATACCAAACACATTAAGAATTTTAATTTGTTTAAAATAAGTTCATCCAAACACTTTAacacattattttaaaaataagatcTCACAACTTATAAGATCATAAAAAAACTTATAAAATGTAAGagcttatttttatttttacttttaattaAATAGAAATGTTGCCAACTTTTTAGGGAAAATTAgaaaaaatttaagaaaaaattaaatttatttttacttttatttgttTTCTGAAATTGAACTTATAAGTTCATTTTAatatagtatttatatatataaaaatatcaattCTACATGGATGCAAAACACGCGCACAATGACACTAATCCTATTTAAGAATTTTCTATCACTTCCGACTCAATCATCATATTCACGTTGTTGATGAGCCAGTGGCGGAGCCACATTAAAGTCCGGGTTGCCcaaatcttttttaaaaaaattatacatggattttgataaataaatttaaaatattctaaaatttaaaattctagTCCGAATAGATATCTTCCTCGGCTCCGTAAGGGTTGATGAGGACCGAGCAAGTTATTCATTAACCTATTTTTTGGGAACAAATCTGCCGtacatcatgtcatattataaacacataatttaaactattttaaCCCCCCAAAAAAAGGTATTAAATTCGATTGTGACCCTTTtgcaaattaaataaacattaaTGAGAATTTACTGCGTAATTAATGATGTGTATAATCTTGTAGAATTAAAAAACATGAATCAGCTTTAATGAAACAGAGTGTCCACGCTTGTTTCTTTGCCTCGATTTATCAATGATTCCACCGGCTGTAGTAAAGTGGTCAAAGTCTACACTTATCAAGTGTGATTCTCAAGAATCATGTGAACAAGGAAACACCTGGACGAATCTTAAAATCATATTACAAAAACAATTTCATATTTtctaattttgatttttttattacaagAGACAAGTGATTGGAGTTTGATTGAATCGAGCTAGAGAAATTTAAAATACTCAAGCCCGAGCTCGAAAAAGTCGATTTCGGTTTTTAACGGTTGTATTTTCCGTTTTTAGAAGTTTTGGTTTGAAATGATTTGAACTTAACTTTATTAGTTTaaatttaaagcaataaaattatattataaaattgtaGTATTGTGAAATTAATTTTTCAACATTtgcaatataaaataatatttagttttattttagaaataaatataaataaatggttaaatataatttatatagaTCAAATAGTTTAATGGCATAATTTAAAGTATCTATATATActacaattaaaatattaatatttaagaATGATTTATGGTTTCGGTTCCTTATTTTTAGAAACCTGAACCGGACTGTAAGTCCAAAACTCCGTTCCTGCTTttgaaaaccgaaaaaaccgttTCGGTTTCGGTTTTCGATTTTCGATTTTGGTTTTCGATTTTGGTTTCGAGAGAAGTCTGATGGTCTAGTTTTCCTAAGAGAGTATGTTTTGTAAAATAGATGTCTGCAGACTACAGTGTACAAAACTTTTGAAAAGTTGACGAATTAGCTATGATAATCAAGAGAAACAAAAAGCGATAGGCGGGCGGGGCACACATTCCGCCGTGATCGGCTGAATGGCGACGGGCGAAAATTAACTCAATTGTCGCCCTTGATTGGCGCCAAGTCCATGCACGCCAATTTCTCCTCTCCCACCAAATAATTATGaacaatttaatatttcaattctaattttatttctaaaaattatgtttctataatatttataaaagggccaaaaaaaaattatactattcaaattaattttaaaatttaaaataattataaataataaagacTTCATATTTTGAGTTTGAGTTttgtacaatattttttataattcatttggataatatttaaatgaaaattaaaatataattataagaaatagtgaTAGATCACACTGTAATTTTGTATATGAAtttaaaaagtaaataaaaaagAGCAAATTAGAAATTGAACCCACGACTTGAAGTTTAGGAAACAAAAGCTCTATCATGCTAAGTTACATGTGATTTGCATTAAAGTTTTAACActttattgatatatatatatatataattattaaaacagaccATGACACTAAAAGTTAATTATTCTAAATGTCTCACACTTAATAATGCAGTGCATATGTTATATCGttacatataataataataacaaaaacaactaATGTACaaatcatacatatataataaatatttttttgtcaatcaattgtgataaaattaatcatgtacGACAAAcactatttaaaaaaaattataataaaatcgaTTTACAAGTAAAACCTATATATAACgacttttttatatataatttttaaaaattacttGGGACAAATTTTTGGATACGAAAATACTTGACTTAAAGCGTGATTTTTAATAGTAAGTGGGTGTcttaactttttttaaaaaaattataaaaaagaaTGGAAGCAGTTTGGTATTCCGATTTCCCATACAATTGCGAatttttttcaaagagaagatggAAGTAGGAGCCAGAAAAGCCGCATAATTTGGTTTCTGACTTTTTAAAAACTATTATCCacgcatatttttttttatctttttttggCAAATGCACTTTCCTTGAAGCGGGGCTAAAAATTACATGTTCGCACCACAATATTATTTAATCctgtaattattaattttcagaTATTTTAGTTCAATAACATATCGACATTTTCTAGTGTTACGTCaacaattaaatcaaaataatataaattaaaatgttAGTATATCAAAACCAAACTTTGAAAACTTACTTGATCAAAACCCAGAATCGAACGAGTAAAATTGTTGGGCTGATATATACTGATTAGATGTGTGAAGTGTCGAGATTTTAATGGAGATCGATCTCAAAATGGATATTGGGTCCGATGAAAAATCTTGAAATCGGTTGTGTTACTGAAACTGGCGATGCATCTCATAGGCAGTAGGCACATCCTTCGCCTCCTTTGTAATTAGTAATCGTCGCATGCGAGGCTTTATGCCACATCCTTCTATGGCTAAGCAGCTAACTAATATTTTGTGTGCATCGAGATAATTTTAGTGCTACTTGTACTTATATTTATTTGGATATCAAAATGGTCGAGTTGAATGTgagataataattaataaataataatatgtttAGTTTTAATGATTAAGTTTGAgataaaatgataaattatAAATGTTATcctttaataataaataaaaagtaaatGCAATAGACATAAATGATaatattgttgttttatatttaataatttgattgatgtacgaTAAATAATTAGTTATTAAAATTGATGTAAGATATTTAATATAGGCATAAATGTATAACCAAACATTAGATGAGATTCCTATCGAGCAATTAAACACAACCTGTAGGAATATGTAATAAAGTATATAAAAGTATTAAAAAAATGATGACGTGATATATCGAGAAATAGTAATTGATAGCTAACTCCATGTTTGATATCATCGTATGAGTGGTTTGATCTTGAATTATTAACATAATTTGATTTCGAGATGAGATGAAATTATATTATATCGAAAGTTTTTCTCCCAGTTTAACTTGGGCCATGGATGTGCATTGTTTCCACGTAAAATCCATGTGGGGCATGTCATCCTGGTTTAACTTGGGTCGTTCATGACCAAGTCGGAAAAATTGATTTTGTTAAAGGGTGTATGTACCGTGTTTGAATTAGTCAAACATGAGTTTGTAATGTTTGATTGTGTTCCATGATCCAAAATCTTCCTAATTTTCCATgtgtgagtctcatgtgagaccatctcacggatcataatctgtgagacggatcaaccttacccatattcacaataaaaagtaatactcttagcatagaaagtaatactttttcatgagtgatccaaataagagatccgtctaacaaatacgacccgtgagaccgtctaacacaagtttttgtaaTTTTCCAGAATCTCACTTATAATATGGACTTATGGTAGGGGATTTCAAAATGCCGACTTAAACACGTAAAAAAAGAAGAAGTCAAAAGTGTGTAAAAAAAGTGTGGATGTATTTGTTTTGGGCGTTGATTGCGGTTGGGTATTGTATAATGAATGCTTCTAATCGATAGACGGGCGATATCTTTTTGCCATGGAAGTTGTTAAATGTCGTAAGCCTTGCTTGAACATTTGAAAGATGTTTTTGACGATTTGatatattacattaattttttGGATTTATGTTCTAACTTACATACTCATTAATAGTTAAATAGATGCAGTCTCTCATGTCTATTTAATACGGAATACCGCCAGAGACGGATTTATGCATGGGCTGTACTGGGCTGTAGTCCCAGCCCACTttttttttagcgacggtttttcataaaccgtcgctaatgtttgcgacggttttaattaaaatagtcgctattagcgactgtttttcgaaaaaccgttgctaatagcgactggttgtttcaaaaaccgtcgtacATCAATGTCTTAGTCCAATGAAGTCCCGTCCATTTACAAGGATGAGACCAAATTCATCCCATATCCTCTGATCCGCCCCACctcaattctacaaaatttcTCTCCCTAGTCTCAAGCCCTTTAGCGACAAAATAGAATTGTGGACTCCCGAAGAAATCGAATTGCTCATCGGCAAGGCAACAATCCAGGTAAGAATCggctatacattttttattttgttttttatagcttctctgtgcgtgatttgtggtttcttgattgtttgttgttgagttgttgattgaatattacttgtttatttgtttaataattattttattcttgtttaggattataacttgaactttttcaaaatggaacattaatcttgttttgacattacctGTGTTTACTGTCACTACTGAgcgggctttttcagcaatgaagcatgtgaagacgacCCTTCGCAATtaaatggaggatgactttcttgccgattgtttgacactctatattcAACGAGATTTacctaaacatattgatgtaaattctattattgatgaattttatgttttaaaatctcgtagagcacaacttcgttgaacaatataatgtaaattttttttaataatatataacttatcatattgagttcaagcccccccAACTtctattcctggatccgtccctgaaTACCGCGATATCATAATATAAGTAAAACAATTATAACTTTTGACATGATGATCTACAGATAGAAAATGAGTGTAATGAGGTAGCCACCGACTCAATAAAATTTGGAAGGAGACAAACTTATTACAAGATATTTTGTCCAAAGAGGACGATCATTCCACTAATAATATACAAACACATACACAGTATGAAGACATTCATGCCTATTACATGTGACAATCAGAATTTGTTGGTGACAAATCCCTTTTCAACTTTTAAATGCACGAAGTACATAAATCTCCTACAAGTTCCACTCAAGGTTCCCCCCATTTGGAACATGGACTTTCACCACATGATAACCCAATGATTAAATTCATGAACAAACTAAACCCGGTTCCGAACCACCGCACAAGACATAATGTGTCAGCTAGGAAAACAAGTGCATAGATCAACTGCTGAAATTCAAAcaaaaaaactttaaaaaattGAAACTCAAAGATGCTGATGACTGATGGCATGCGCAATTACTAGAGATCGGCTTGATTTTGTTGAAGATAAATCGTGTGTGCTTTGCAAAGGTGAGTTTAAATATATGGCCTATTTATTCTTTTCGTGCCCTTTAGctaaaaaaaatttggaatGCAATTCCTGATTGGCTTGGTATCAAGAAATTGATGGGCTTGGCTACTGTAATCTTTCATGCTTTCAGACGCGTCTACCGTGGAGTCTATCCTTAACAAGTCGAGGCTATTGGCGTTTGCTGCTACTATTTATCAAATTTAGAACTTACGAAACCGAGTAATATTCGAGAATGAGACTACTTGTGTTGAAGACACTATTAAAAAGATTAAAATTATATGTCTTCGCTGCTTACCGAATGCGATTAATGTATTACAGTAATCTAGAGAGGTAGgtgatttgagttatatattTTGTATCTTTCCTGAAAATGTCCACTGTGGTTGTTTTTGTATTAACTTTTTACTCATTTAATAAAAacttttttcattaaaaaaaaaaaaagaatgcgTGCAAAACTCCAAAGCCTCCCCCTTCTTCCTCCACAGGGTGCCAAACAAGAGCACATGCATCTTCCCCATCATCAAGAATGCATAAATTGCAGTAATTTTATCcctttttaaaataagacaCAAAcccattattaatttattttatctcATCCCATTTTTCTTTACCAATGGGCACTCCTTTCTCCATATATACCGCCCTTCGGCTCTTGCTTTTCTCACAAACCCCACTCCCCCTTTCCCTTTCCCTTCTCGTTGTCTGTCTCATTAGTTTAAGCTCGTAAATCCAATACTACATTATGCATTGTATGTAAACACGGAGGGAATTACTCTCTACactaaatatatagaaaaacaGATCTTTATActacaaaatttaattttttttttcatcattTTCTGAGTTCACAGTAAGATTATAATGGAGAAATCTGCTGGACTCTGTTTTTTAATGGCTCCCCTGTTTTTGGTACTCGGGGCTCTGCTTCCTCGGGCAATGGCTGCCCATGACTATGGCCAAGCTCTGACGAAGAGCATTCTCTTCTTCGAAGCTCAAAGATCTGGTTACTTACCCGAATCCCAGAGAGTGCAATGGAGGGGTAATTCTGGACTTAATGATGGGAAACTTAATGGGGTGTGTAGTTTAGCTCTTGGTTTTACTCCACGATTTTCTGTTCCGTTTCTTCATTCAGCTTGGCTAATTCTTGAAAATCTCACAGGTGGATCTAGTGGGAGGATACTACGACGCAGGGGACAATGTCAAGTTCGGCTTGCCCATGGCATTCACCATTACCATGATGTCATGGAGCGTGATAGAATACGGCGGGCAAATGGGTGGTAGTGGTGAACTTGGCCACGCCATTGATGCTATCAAATGGGGCACTGATTATCTCATTAAAGCTCATCCCCAACCTTACGTTCTCTATGGAGAGGTAAACACCTGCTCCCATCATTTACTGTCCATGAAACCACCCCTGATttgttataaaataaaataagtagATTTTTAATTTACCTTAACCCACTGAAAGGAACTTAAATATTATACAAATCCTGAAGACAAATCTagtatgaatttcaaatatcgCTGTTTATAAGCTTGCAAATTAGGATtagtttattattatattatttgtgTTCAACCAACGAATTGATGTGGTTTTCATGGTTGAAATACTAGGTTGGAGATGGAAACACCGACCACTTCTGCTGGCAAAGGCCGGAGGACATGACCACCTCAAGGGCAGCTTACAGGATCGATCCCAGCCGTCCGGGATCCGACCTGGCGGGAGAGACCGCCGCCGCCATGGCGGCTGCATCCATCGTCTTCCGCCGCTACAATCCTTCCTACTCCGCGCTGCTGCTTAAACATGCGTACCAGGTTGGTTGTTCTTCTTCCGCCTTTTTTTTCGAGAGTGGCTCTTGGCGTATTTTAGTAAACGGTTGTGTGTGAAACGGTCGCAGTAAATTAGTTGGTTACGGGGAGCTCCGCTTTTAGTGAGTGAGGTCGTCGACGGTGCATCATAGAAGTGGGCGCCACGTTTATTACTAAATCTACTGTGATGTGATATGTGCCTGCGAAGCAATCTGCTTGTTGGCGCATTTTAGCACAATATATTTACACACACACATGAAAAACAGTAGATATACACTTAATAGATTTTGACTTACATTTTTCTtactaatataaaattatactaaaaataaataaatatcttgTTAGTCaacaataattttataattaataaaagaaAATGTAAATTAAGACATTTAATccatgttgaattaattatgaataTTATTTATTCATAGCTGAAACTAATGCAATAGTTCATTTTCATTCTACACTGCTACACAAGGTTCCATTATTCAATCcagatatatttaattattattttttttgactttttttacaattttcaaCTGTGTACATTCAATCAAACTACGAGGAAATTTTAGTGACAAGTGAAATAAGCCATATTCGAACTCTAATTTTTTTGTCAAATAAGCTAGACTTGAACCTGAGATCTCTtgtaaaaatatgaaatttttgtgataaaaaataatattcggGTTGGGAcgatctcacataaattttacGTCATTATAATATATTGAATTTAGTTGGTCGCCGcgttgttaatttttttaatataatgaaAAGAGATTAAATCTTACTACAATAAATAAAAGTTGATATAAATGCGGAGTAAAATTTTTCGGCGCATAAAACGGGTCATGTGCAAATCTGGCCGTATATCACGGGAATTGTCTATGACCGTACGTGTAGGGTGAGCTTTCAATCCCAGCCGTCCAATTAAACATTTCATTGCATCCTGACAACGCTGTCGGTGCAACGGAACACTTTTGGAACACCCATTCTGCCCTTACCTTGCTCGATCTAACATTTGGATCTTTTCCCTTGTTTCAGCTGTTCGATTTTGCGGACAAATACAGGGGCAAATACGACAATAGCATCACCATAGCACAGAAGTACTACCGATCTGTTAGTGGATATGCTGTACGTCATTCCACCATTATTTCTTGTATATCGATACACAAAAATTAATCCCTAAAGCTTGTTCTTGATTATTGAATTTTTGGTTAGGATGAATTGTTGTGGGCAGCTGCATGGCTGTACAAGGCTACGAATAATCAGTACTACTTGAATTACTTGGGGAACAATGGCGATTCGCTCGGAGGAACCGGCTGGGCTATGACCGAATTCGGTTGGGACGTTAAGTATGCTGGTGTTCAAACCCTCGTCGCTAAGGTACATTATTGACACATGGGATGTGATTgagaaaaaagaaaattaagaaCATGTCTTCTTGTTTGAGACGTCGTACAAAAAAGTAATTGCAGCTTAAATTTGAGACAATCAGAGGGCATTTCAAGTATATTTACTGATTATTGGCCTTCCTTTTATCTTCTTGCAGTTCTTGATGGCAGGGAAAGGCGGTCGATATACATCAGTCTTTGAGGATTATAAAGAGAAGGCTGAGTTTTTCATGTGTTCATGTCTTGGAAAGGGGACGCGCAATGTTCAAAGAACTCCCGGAGGCCTCCTTTTCCGGCAGAGATGGAATAACATGCAGTTTGTCACCGGTGCTTCGTTCCTCATCACTGTATACTCTGATTATCTTTCTTCTGCTGGCCAGTCCCTTAAGTGTGCATCCGGCAATGTTTCACCTACTGAGCTTCTTTCATTTGCTAAATCTCAGGTGTTTTTACCGACAACGATTATATATAAGATGCAAAAGAACTTATGGTTACATGGAATTTAAACGAATTTTTATGATCCTTAGGCAGACTACATTCTCGGAGACAACCCGCGAGCCACGAGTTACATGGTTGGATATGGAAACAATTATCCAAGACAAGTTCACCATCGGGGTTCCTCTATTGTGTCATTTAAGGTAAACCCTTCATTTGTCAGCTGCAGGGGAGGATATGCCACTTGGTATAGCCGAAAGGGAAGCGACCCGAATCTTCTTACAGGTGCACTTGTGGGTGGACCTGATGCTTACGACAATTTTGCTGATGAACGAGACAATTATGAGCAAACTGAGCCAGCTACTTACAACAACGCTCCACTCATGGGCTTATTGGCGAGACTACATGGTGGTCACAGCGGCTATAATCAGCTCCTTCCGGGTTGGTTAAATATATTCAAATATGCATCTTCTTGCAAGTTTACATGCGGAGTTTCCTTCAAGAATTAACTCCTTTCTTTCCATTTGTGACCTCAGTGGAGCTACCTGCGCTTAAACCGATTAATAAGACTCCAA from Primulina eburnea isolate SZY01 chromosome 6, ASM2296580v1, whole genome shotgun sequence encodes:
- the LOC140834533 gene encoding endoglucanase 6-like, encoding MEKSAGLCFLMAPLFLVLGALLPRAMAAHDYGQALTKSILFFEAQRSGYLPESQRVQWRGNSGLNDGKLNGVDLVGGYYDAGDNVKFGLPMAFTITMMSWSVIEYGGQMGGSGELGHAIDAIKWGTDYLIKAHPQPYVLYGEVGDGNTDHFCWQRPEDMTTSRAAYRIDPSRPGSDLAGETAAAMAAASIVFRRYNPSYSALLLKHAYQLFDFADKYRGKYDNSITIAQKYYRSVSGYADELLWAAAWLYKATNNQYYLNYLGNNGDSLGGTGWAMTEFGWDVKYAGVQTLVAKFLMAGKGGRYTSVFEDYKEKAEFFMCSCLGKGTRNVQRTPGGLLFRQRWNNMQFVTGASFLITVYSDYLSSAGQSLKCASGNVSPTELLSFAKSQADYILGDNPRATSYMVGYGNNYPRQVHHRGSSIVSFKVNPSFVSCRGGYATWYSRKGSDPNLLTGALVGGPDAYDNFADERDNYEQTEPATYNNAPLMGLLARLHGGHSGYNQLLPVELPALKPINKTPKEAAKSSSATRNPISITQKLTASWVQNGSTYYRYSTTITNKSSKNLENLKLNISKLYGPIWGLTKAGDSYLFPSWINNLAAGRSMEFVYIHSSSPAEVSVSSYTLV